CCCGCGTACGTCAAAGATGTCCACGCGAAGTACCCCCGGCAGCGGCACCGAGAAGCGAATGGTCGTCCCGGCGTGGGACGGGTTGGGGTAGCACTCAAGCAGGATGCCGTTTTTCGGTGGCAAAGTCTCCTGGGGAGACACGCGCCAGGGCTCGGCGAACTCATATGCACCCAGGTCAGGGTGAGAGTCGCGCGTTCTCCCCTCCAAGTCGTCCGACGGCGCCCCCACTGTGCTTCCTGCGTCGATAGCCGGGCTTCCCGGCCGCACATGATAATCGCCGGGTGTGCCCCACGCCTGCCGAACGAATCCGGGATCGCCGCACAGGTTCCCTCCCCCCAATTCCTGCACGTTCTTGCAGGCGAACTCTCGTGTGCCGTGGGTCAACAAAATGGTGTTCTGCGGCAGATGAAAGAGGTTGTGGTCAGCCACGAGGGTGCTGTTGCCGTGCACATAGATGGAGGTGTTAGGCCCCCGCCCGCTGAAGATGCAGTTCCTGAGCGTCACGTGGACAGGGATGGGGTTCTCATACTGCACATACAGCAGATATTCATTGCCGAGGCTGTCGTCGACGGTCACGTTGACTACCTCGAAGCGCGCCCCGGCCTGCTCCACTTGGTCAATGACGATGGGCGCCCAGGGGGTGATATCGGGGTTCCCGTCGCCCCGCCCATAGATGAGCGTGTTCTCGATGCGGCTATTATCCGCCCACAGCTTGACGCCGTCACAAGAGTTATTCGCCACAATGCAGCGTGTGATCAGGGTATTGGCGGCCTTCGAGTCCAGGCCATCGCCATAATTGTGCTCAGCAACGGTGTGTTCGATGACGATTGGGCCTGCAGATGGCTCGATGCCGAAGCCATCCGGGCGGTCGTAAGGGCGATTCGAGCCGTCACCTCCCTGGTAATAGTGCCCAGACCACGAAAGAGAGCAGTCGCGGATGGTCACATCTCGCCAGCCACCGTGATCCCCGGCAGGTCCTCCCAACGAGCCGAAGCCGCAATACTCGATGCGACAGTCCTCGATCTTTACCCCTTCCACGTCCTGCAAGTTCATGCCGTATTCATCGATGTGGTGGATGTAGAGAGCGCGAAAGATCAAGCCCTGACTCGGGGCACCCAGCACTTCGATGCCCTCCCGAAACCACACAGCCTCTCCCTGCGCAGTAGTGTCGTGCGTGATCTCCAAGTTCTCGATGCGCACATATGACTTGCCGGAGAGGTCAATGGCGGTGAGCAGGTTGTCTCTCCCGGCCAGTACCGGCCGCCCGTCGGGGTCGCCGCAGATGGCCGTCCGCGCCG
Above is a genomic segment from candidate division KSB1 bacterium containing:
- a CDS encoding right-handed parallel beta-helix repeat-containing protein — its product is MWRAAVWVLLTFGLILDGWARIYYVSPAGNNHNPGTRAQPWATPGYASRQLSPGDTLIILRGRYVLSEYDADIIAPPSGTPSARTAICGDPDGRPVLAGRDNLLTAIDLSGKSYVRIENLEITHDTTAQGEAVWFREGIEVLGAPSQGLIFRALYIHHIDEYGMNLQDVEGVKIEDCRIEYCGFGSLGGPAGDHGGWRDVTIRDCSLSWSGHYYQGGDGSNRPYDRPDGFGIEPSAGPIVIEHTVAEHNYGDGLDSKAANTLITRCIVANNSCDGVKLWADNSRIENTLIYGRGDGNPDITPWAPIVIDQVEQAGARFEVVNVTVDDSLGNEYLLYVQYENPIPVHVTLRNCIFSGRGPNTSIYVHGNSTLVADHNLFHLPQNTILLTHGTREFACKNVQELGGGNLCGDPGFVRQAWGTPGDYHVRPGSPAIDAGSTVGAPSDDLEGRTRDSHPDLGAYEFAEPWRVSPQETLPPKNGILLECYPNPSHAGTTIRFSVPLPGVLRVDIFDVRGGWVSTVCQASGRDSGTVWWDGTDAIGMPVPSGVYLCRVALHDPVAGSAMRQAKLVLVR